One Clostridia bacterium DNA window includes the following coding sequences:
- the glgD gene encoding glucose-1-phosphate adenylyltransferase subunit GlgD: protein MKNVMGIIHHIKDEVAFKEITKHRCVAAIPFGGKYRLVDFPLSNMANAGIYNIGIITSLKMRSLLDHLGTGKEWGLDRKRDGLFILPAALAGNAKNKRRLDFEDIYVNRDYLEKSCQEYVFLTGSNIVCNLDLQAVFKAHQRKKADLTIVCSDDYRFLPSDVARGVYLQKQKAGRITAVSSGIPVRNSLVSMDMYVLSMSFLLELLEQCARENKWDFVSDLLPKMIKEKRIYAYLHQGYLGLINSWRSLYQHQMDLLNPQVWRELFWGRGLIRTKIKDGPPARFYETSQVKNAFATTGCLIEGEVKNSILFRKVKIGPGAVVENSVLFPNVEVEKDVVLNGVVIDKNVLIKSGTRLSGENDSPVIIEKNQEIGGGF, encoded by the coding sequence ATGAAAAACGTAATGGGTATTATTCACCATATTAAAGATGAGGTCGCCTTTAAAGAAATTACAAAACATCGTTGTGTGGCCGCAATTCCTTTTGGGGGGAAATATCGGTTGGTTGATTTCCCTTTGTCCAATATGGCTAATGCTGGTATCTATAACATCGGTATTATTACTTCTTTAAAAATGAGGTCTCTTTTGGATCATTTGGGAACGGGGAAAGAGTGGGGGTTAGACCGGAAACGTGATGGTTTGTTTATTTTGCCGGCTGCTTTGGCTGGTAATGCTAAAAACAAACGCCGACTGGATTTTGAAGATATTTATGTAAATCGTGATTATTTGGAAAAAAGTTGCCAGGAATATGTTTTTTTAACTGGTAGTAATATTGTTTGTAATCTTGATTTACAGGCGGTATTCAAGGCACATCAGCGTAAAAAAGCTGATCTAACTATCGTTTGTAGTGATGATTATCGGTTTTTACCCAGTGATGTGGCCCGTGGAGTTTATCTGCAAAAACAAAAGGCAGGGAGGATTACTGCGGTAAGTTCCGGTATCCCAGTTAGAAATTCGTTGGTTTCCATGGATATGTATGTTTTATCAATGTCCTTTTTGCTAGAATTATTAGAGCAATGTGCTCGGGAAAATAAATGGGATTTTGTTAGTGATCTTTTACCAAAAATGATAAAAGAAAAAAGAATTTATGCTTATCTTCATCAAGGTTACTTAGGATTAATCAACTCTTGGAGAAGCCTTTATCAACATCAAATGGATTTATTAAATCCACAAGTTTGGCGTGAATTATTTTGGGGCCGGGGCTTGATTCGTACTAAAATTAAGGATGGACCCCCAGCTAGATTTTACGAAACTTCTCAAGTGAAAAATGCTTTTGCGACTACAGGTTGCTTAATAGAAGGGGAAGTGAAAAATAGTATTCTATTCCGGAAGGTAAAAATAGGTCCCGGAGCAGTAGTGGAAAATAGTGTTCTTTTCCCCAATGTAGAGGTGGAAAAAGATGTTGTTTTAAATGGGGTGGTCATCGACAAAAATGTTTTGATTAAATCTGGCACAAGATTAAGTGGTGAAAATGACAGCCCTGTAATTAT